A window of Gorilla gorilla gorilla isolate KB3781 chromosome 5, NHGRI_mGorGor1-v2.1_pri, whole genome shotgun sequence genomic DNA:
CCCTTGCAGCCAAAAGAAAGTTATGTGGGTGGGGCTGAGCAAAAGAGTGAGCAATTGAAAGCTTCTTACCAGTTGGTGGTGTGGGACTCTGGTTCCCCTGTACATGTGGGAGGGAGGCTGCAGTTTGAGCTATTGCAGTTACAGTTTTCAGGGGTCGTTTAGCAGGGATGATGGTAACAGTATAGGAGAGTGAGACTTAAAATTCTATCAACTTTTATTCCTAATATTTCCCTCAGGATAGAACTGGAGGAACCTCCACTTGTTTTGGCTGCTGCAAATGTGGTGAGAAATATCAGCTATAAATATCGAGAGGACTTGTCTGCACATCTCATGGTAGCTGGCTGGGACCAACGTGAAGGGGGTCAGGTGAGTTTCTCCCAAAGCACTCTCTCCTCTGGGCTTCCCCACTCTCCTGCAGAGGAAGATGGAAGTCCTATGTCATTCTAGCAATGAGTTCCAAGGACACTACCTCTGAAAGCATAGTACTTTGGGGATATGAGATACCAGGGCTTCATTACAGGGTGCAGAGACCACTTAATGTCTCAGTGGGAAGGAAGGGCTTGATGATTCTTTAACCTGAGGATCCCTCTCCCAGGTATATGGAACCCTGGGAGGAATGCTGACTCGACAGCCTTTTGCCATTGGTGGCTCCGGCAGCACCTTTATCTATGGTTATGTGGATGCAGCATATAAGCCAGGCATGTCTCCCGAGGAGTGCAGGCGCTTCACCACAGACGGTAACCAGCCAAGTGGAAGGGTACCTGGGGAGGGCTTTTAAACATGGGAAGGAAGTAGATTATGAGgaacaggaaaagaaatacaGGGGTGACCATTTAAGTTAATGCCGGGCCTGGTACACTTTTAAGAGTGAAAAGAGGCAGGACAAATGCAAAGCTCAATGGGGCTCTTGGGCAATACGGATAAACCAGGGCTGTTCTGAGTAAATCAAATGAGGATACACAGTCACTGTGAGAACCAGTGGTGTgttaagcacagtggctcacacctgtaatgccaacaatttgggaggctgaggcaggaggattacttgagcccaggagtttgaggccagcctaggcaagatggtgaaaccctgtctccacaaaaaacaataaaaaaaagtacaaaaaaaatgaactgggcatagtggtgcacacctgtagtcccagctactcaggaggctgaggtggaaagatcatcTGAGCCGGGGAgatcaaggttgtagtgagcggtgattgcaccactgcgctgcagcctaggtgacagagagagaccccgtctggagaaaaaaaaaaaaaaaaaaagaaccagtggTGTGCTGAGGTGTGCTGAGGCTGGCTTGGGACCACTCATGAGAGCGGATTGTTAAATAGTCAAGGATTTGTGAACTGCTTGTTAAGCTATTTGTAACTTGCAATTCATCATAGCGGGAGCATTTACACCACGGACATCAGCAGATGCCACATATGGAAGCCTTTTTGTAAAAAAACtgatttaccagcacaccactaaATATGCCTTTCTGGAAGATGAGTTTTGAGGTGAAAGCGGTAGTAGGCATATGGATGGAGGGGGAGTAAAAAGATGTTTGAAGCTAagccattctctctctccctctctccaactTGAAACCCTCTGCAGCTATTGCTCTGGCCATGAGCCGGGATGGCTCAAGTGGGGGTGTCATCTACCTGGTCACTATTACAGCTGCTGGTGTGGACCATCGAGTCATCTTGGGCAATGAACTGCCAAAATTCTATGATGAGTGAACCTTCCCCAgacttctctttcttattttgtaaTAAACTCTCTAGGACCAAAACCTGGTATGGTCATTGGGAAATGAGTGCTCAGGGAGATGGAGCTTAGGGGAGGTGGGTGCTTCCCTCCTAGATGTCAGCATacactctttcttcttttgtccCAGGTCTAAAACATCTTTCCTAGAGAAAACAAAAGGGACTAAACTAGAAATATAAAGAGCTCTGTACATGACAGGTCATCATGTACTGAATGATTTTGAAGTagtacaaacaataaaaattctcATTCTTATGTCCATGATCATGAGGCTGCAAGTGAGGTGATGGGACTCTTTCCTTTAAGGCTAAGACTGACAGATAGGCAAGACACCTACACACATGAGAATTAGCTAAGACTATCAGCAAACTCGCATGTAAAAGAATTCCTTTCATAATGCATTCATTCATATTAAAGGGCAATACATGAAAAATGCTTAAATATTTTGGGGCATTTGTGCATTTCAAAGAATAATGACAATAACCAAAAGAAGCTACATTTGTGACATTggctaaatgttttataaattttatctcttaaaattcaaaccaaaaaaccccctgtattcacacctgtaatcccagcactttgggaggtcaaggcagaggattgcttgagcccaggagttcgtgaccagcctgggctcaagtgagccccccatctctacatagtgagaaccccatctctacaaaaaaatttaaaaattagttgggtgtggtggtgcatgcctgtagtcccagctgcctgggaggctgagtgggaggatcacttaggcctgggagtttgaggccacagtgagctgtgattgtgccactgcactctagcctgggtgacagagaaagaccctatcttaagaaaaaaaaaaaagaaaagaaaaagaaaaaaacaaacaaaaaaagcacccAACCCtatatagatattattattacttcTATAGGACACATAGAGGTTTGGAAAGATTAAAtcacttgaccaaggtcacaaaATAAGTTCTGAGGCTGGGATCTGGGATTCAGTTTTATTATATGCCCTTCCTCTACCACTCCCTAAAACTTCCCATTCCCTCAATCCCCATATATCATCTTAAAATCTGCAATAAATAGCCCCATACATTCGTTGGCACTTAGGAAACTGTTACCAGATGGCTGAGTAACtgtattaaaacaaatttaattctGCTTCTATCTTTgccttgcacttcctgagtgacAGGAGTGAACTCTCATATCCTTTTCTGTCAAAAGATGGTGCTGAATGATTTCTAAGGTAGTTTACAGTTCCAACATTCAATGCCATTTTGCTAACAAGTGGGCAGTCAACAGGCATATTCAACAGAAATACTAGTAGGATCTCAGGCTAAACATACAAATTCAAAACTCTAAAACAATCACATCCCCCTGgagtgtaaagaaaaaaatttaaaattacaaatgccTGGAGTTGTTCCTAGCCATGATATTTAACTTATTTGAGATTTTAAATAGCCCATTTTTCCCACTGATCACAAGTAGAAATTCTGGGCAGTATACAAAAAGCAAGTACTCAAGGACtccaaaaagtaaacaaaagcagGTGGATTGTGAAGAAGGCCAAAACTTGGAGAGGGGCCCCTCCTGGGTAATGGGTTTTCAatgttttccccttttttctcccAGCTCTGCCCTGACATCAGGCCTCAGGTGCAGAGCTGCACTGCGTGGTAGCACAAGCCCTGAGTCAACAAGAGAAATACCGGCTTTCTGGCCAGAGGAACGAAGAAAAAGGGCCCCTGCGGGCAGGAATGTGTAGGGGAATCTCCAAACTGAGAGTACAGGCGGAAATTCCCTAATTCTGAGTCTGAACCCTCAGGAGTACCAGGTTACCCCTGAGCTGCACATGCGTGTGACACGCCTTAAGGGCACAGCAAAGACTGAGAACTGAATGAAGAttagatcttttaaaattagaagacttcggccaggcgcggtggctcatgcctgtaattccagcactttgggaggccaaggcgggtggttcacctgaggtcaggagttcgtgaccagcctggccaacatggtgaaactccatctctactaaaaatacaaaaattagctgggtgtggtgcctgtaatcccagctactcaggaggctgaggcaggaagaatcgcttgaacccgggaggcaaaggtggcagtgagccaagatcgcaccactgcactccaccttggcgacaagagcgaaactccatctcaaaaaaaaaaaaaaaaaattagaa
This region includes:
- the PSMB9 gene encoding proteasome subunit beta type-9; amino-acid sequence: MLRAGAPTGDLPRAEVHTGTTIMAVEFDGGVVMGSDSRVSAGEAVVNRVFDKLSPLHERIYCALSGSAADAQAVADMATYQLELHGIELEEPPLVLAAANVVRNISYKYREDLSAHLMVAGWDQREGGQVYGTLGGMLTRQPFAIGGSGSTFIYGYVDAAYKPGMSPEECRRFTTDAIALAMSRDGSSGGVIYLVTITAAGVDHRVILGNELPKFYDE